The Actinotalea sp. JY-7876 sequence GGCGTCACGGTCTCGGTCTGCATCGGGTCGACGACGTGCACAAGGTCCAGCTCGGCGCAGAGCTCCGTGAGCAGCTGCGTGGGCCACTCACCACGGGGTTCCCACAGCAGCCGCCCCGCTGGCCGCTCCACCTGCGCCATGAAGCTGCGCAGCCGTCCGACGTTGTCGGCCGTCGGGCGAAAGCTCTTCGGACACTGCAGCAGTACGGCGGTGGCCTGCAGGATCCGGGCGCACTCCAGGGTCCGCTGCCAGCCCTCGAGGACCGGAGCGGTGGTCCGGAACGCTCCGACCTGGCCACGCGCGCTGTCCGGCAGAGGCTGCTTCAGCCGCCGGTAGGTGGGGCTGTTGGACTCGTGGGTGACGATCTGCCACGCCTTGATGGTGAACTCGAAACCGGCCGGCACCTGGGCTCGCCAGCGCATCAGCACGGCGTCGGACGGCGGCTCGTAGAACGTGTGCTGCACCTCGACGACGGGGAAGCGACGGACGTACGACGCCTGGGACACCGTCCAACCACACAGCCCTACGACGACGTCCACCTGCCCACCCGTCCCAGGTGCCATGCAGGCGATCCTCCCAGAAAGGGCCGCCCGCGGAGCGGTCACCCCATCGGACGTCGTCATGCTCGTCCCGGAGACCCGTCCTCGCGCACCAGCGCGCGGCCCCCCGGGCCATCCCCCGGTATGGCACCCTCAGCGGCAGCCGCGCAGTGGTGACGCTGCGACGGGCCCGGCCCTTCGGTCGCGCCCCCCAACGTTCTGGCGTCGAGCCCCGTTCCTGCCGATGAGAACCGCGTGACGCACCGGCCCGACACCGGCGCCGTCGGGCGGAGATCGCCCGAGCCGACCGGCCGACGTCGTCGGTCCGCCACACACTGTCGATTCCGGCGAGGCTCGTCCGTCAGGGTGGTGACAGGCCACACAGGCCCGCCTCGAAGGAGGAGCGACATGACCCAGTACGCCATCTACTTCAACCAGCAGTGGGTCGGGGATCACCCGGCCGAGTGGTTCCAGAGCCGCGTGGAGCCCAGCACGGCGGTCGTCCGTGACATGGCGGCGGCCGGGGTCCTGGTCTTCGCCGGCGGGCTCGAGGAGGACCTGGCCGACGCGTTCAGCGCCGACGCGACGAGCGGGACCGTGGCGATCACCGAGGGCCCCTATGCCGAGACCACCGAGTACCTGGGCGGGATCACCATCATCGACGTGCCCGACCTGGAGACGGCCAAGATGTGGGCCGGCAGGGTCGCCGAGGGCTGCGGCTGGCCCCAGGAGGTCCGGGTCATCAGGTAGCTCCCCGGAACTCTGACCCGCACGCCACCGTCGACGCCCGGCGGGGTCGCA is a genomic window containing:
- a CDS encoding DUF72 domain-containing protein, which translates into the protein MAPGTGGQVDVVVGLCGWTVSQASYVRRFPVVEVQHTFYEPPSDAVLMRWRAQVPAGFEFTIKAWQIVTHESNSPTYRRLKQPLPDSARGQVGAFRTTAPVLEGWQRTLECARILQATAVLLQCPKSFRPTADNVGRLRSFMAQVERPAGRLLWEPRGEWPTQLLTELCAELDLVHVVDPMQTETVTPEQTYYRLHGTTGSRHVHTDDELRRLRGMVDGRPSPYVMFNNLPRVGDAERFLALL
- a CDS encoding YciI family protein, yielding MTQYAIYFNQQWVGDHPAEWFQSRVEPSTAVVRDMAAAGVLVFAGGLEEDLADAFSADATSGTVAITEGPYAETTEYLGGITIIDVPDLETAKMWAGRVAEGCGWPQEVRVIR